In one Lolium rigidum isolate FL_2022 chromosome 3, APGP_CSIRO_Lrig_0.1, whole genome shotgun sequence genomic region, the following are encoded:
- the LOC124694357 gene encoding transcription repressor MYB6-like, giving the protein MSKRLISGPRKRLRKGLWSPEEDMKLMNHVFKYGHGCWSYVPKLAGIDRGGKSCRLRWLNYLRPDLKRGAFSLEEEHLIVRLHSILGNRWSEIAARLPGRTDNDVKNFWHSIIKKKLRRSGIDPATHKPVTEGNSNRATVATATAATLKAEFVEAGHHLSNVPPQAMAESYLYVHSSNMDDGASAGAQASVVDHGCYSNISMAPLGYTQTGDFTGYLEFDTMHVHPPIIPVVSSSSSTVCSIAAVSSAGTVGTSATVEQCNNNQLWLESGWMDTFTDAATDKYGAGAGATLDDLKWSDCVFDARYQLRS; this is encoded by the exons ATGTCGAAGCGGTTGATCAGTGGCCCGAGGAAGAGGCTAAGGAAAGGTCTGTGGTCTCCTGAGGAGGACATGaagctgatgaaccatgttttcaaGTATGGCCATGGCTGCTGGAGCTATGTCCCCAAGCTAGCAG GCATTGATAGGGGTGGAAAGAGCTGCAGGCTTAGGTGGCTAAACTACCTCAGGCCTGACCTCAAGAGGGGTGCATTCTCTCTCGAAGAGGAACATCTCATCGTCCGTCTCCATTCCATCTTAGGCAATCG ATGGTCTGAGATCGCGGCGCGGCTGCCGGGGCGGACGGACAACGATGTCAAGAACTTCTGGCACTCCATCATCAagaagaagctccgccggagtggcATCGACCCGGCCACCCACAAGCCGGTCACTGAGGGAAACAGCAACCGTGCTACCGTGGCCACCGCCACAGCCGCAACACTCAAGGCCGAGTTCGTTGAAGCCGGGCATCATCTGTCTAATGTTCCTCCTCAGGCGATGGCAGAAAGCTACTTGTACGTCCATAGTAGCAACATGGACGACGGCGCCAGCGCAGGCGCCCAGGCCTCGGTGGTCGACCACGGGTGCTACAGCAACATATCCATGGCGCCGTTGGGGTACACCCAAACTGGGGACTTCACTGGCTACTTGGAGTTTGATACTATGCACGTGCACCCGCCTATTATCCCGGTGGTGTCGAGCTCCTCCAGCACGGTGTGCTCGATCGCTGCCGTAAGCTCCGCCGGCACCGTCGGCACCAGTGCCACCGTCGAGCAATGCAACAATAACCAGCTGTGGCTGGAGTCGGGGTGGATGGATACCTTCACGGACGCTGCCACCGACAAatatggcgccggcgccggcgcgacgcTCGACGATCTCAAGTGGTCTGACTGCGTGTTCGACGCCCGCTACCAGCTGCGCAGCTAG